A genome region from Eremothecium gossypii ATCC 10895 chromosome VII, complete sequence includes the following:
- the RAX2 gene encoding Rax2p (Syntenic homolog of Saccharomyces cerevisiae YLR084C (RAX2)), translated as MRLHMGLVAALAPLGDVVRGSHLESVAQHFDIKHWQTPRLDLSAARNERLLVFDDFQAFEYYNYKGQQLFTGQEQHQGSSLIYYSEGTYVQLAKLDDDTVVRRIVPFGSDSFILSGTGKLQDQRLEHQLMYNLSTLEVTEILPQSLESVNDILVDGDMVYFGGQFTYSDGNKSGHSAVQWNATSRTTSLLPFGGFGRGSSVNNILKLSGSGVLFVGRFSNLEAASYAETASVLASTEKPQLNVTTIETNALTSLRYSTITSDGHLDKGKFICPTSNDDSWFVPHSGDGPARGELNIKVLHRIIPSKIRIYNSKKNGNEIKLFRIVTSPSQSIMNMTYIDPNTGELATCDAWCPLMPRSNLTSKAAESGPADVARLVNDEKVLIKWTPDYQEFAFINQIHMEEIKFIALDSYGNNVGLVGVELFQTEYDAYVNSTLNQPNCGEQQLSPFSTTANIWHQGATDASYLSANVVESNPMVNVKPVIPHSGTYTLNLYTPGCEDDGTCDYRGIVNVTLLASNGTTLMTRWIYQNNYRLKYDPLYTGHLDPNPTVRMEWVSPINSAVNRKIMVADRVSAIIDSLDGLDDIRHPREKSLNGLFQYTPAGSSLDNGIQKYINKDPQTDMPEGVSLVGQVYDGKLILGVKSTGHIAVVTPKGTDWNDVDVTRQDVPGSLNGISPYSKGLVFTGKFNLSSGPSSALHYDGNFGSFFDLNSETSSIINMTIDGSELLLFNNKFIYNTSTSQMLTSSMFQLSALSAAANSNNDLLFTGSIADIKHGSAHGAVALDAEGNIFTSGTPSISGARVHRGVYLNDTATAYAYYSVSPNSSVATGGVVIETPGNNFNLSNNIATVREMIYVKKTNFLVISTNEVEGTPGALILYDLRTLQEVAREKLNPGERINSIVLFGEDNTLLVGGSFEKDGCHDLCLYNFVKRSWSAFASGLISGEIKQLQFVNNRNLIAVGSMTVQSRPNILFLNFDLVRSRVVEQHEQPNGRAFNSVLTIGDSGDEYVAEDGKQVWHYSGSEWKTVTPLSGGQIRIDGISLLMLNNPRSQNKRNRVGNELVVIHGQMNSSEYGEINAMHYNFENWEPYYFTIGSSAREEFNVPRGQIFLNQDISRQTTTSLPLEVVVSDSPPTAEPKRKLAKGYVVLIALGLALATIALLGIIGVILAYAFGDHNAYQPLKPRINEDEMLKTVPPEKLMKFI; from the coding sequence ATGCGTTTGCACATGGGCCTGGTGGCGGCACTTGCGCCGCTCGGGGACGTTGTACGAGGGTCCCATCTGGAGAGCGTGGCGCAGCACTTTGACATAAAACATTGGCAGACCCCGCGCTTGGACCTCTCGGCGGCCCGGAACGAGCGGTTGCTAGTGTTTGACGACTTCCAAGCGTTCGAGTACTATAATTACAAAGGTCAGCAACTATTTACGGGCCAGGAGCAGCACCAGGGGAGCTCTCTCATATACTATTCCGAGGGGACGTACGTTCAGCTGGCGAAGTTGGACGATGACACAGTGGTGCGCCGCATCGTGCCTTTTGGCAGCGACAGCTTCATACTAAGTGGGACTGGGAAGCTCCAGGACCAGCGGTTGGAGCACCAGTTGATGTACAATCTTTCAACGTTGGAAGTCACCGAGATACTTCCGCAGTCATTGGAGTCTGTGAACGACATACTCGTCGACGGCGACATGGTTTACTTCGGGGGACAGTTCACATATTCCGACGGAAACAAATCCGGCCACAGTGCTGTACAATGGAATGCTACTTCACGCACCACGTCCTTGTTGCCCTTTGGCGGATTTGGAAGGGGCTCTTCGGTGAACAATATTCTAAAGTTAAGTGGAAGCGGAGTTCTATTCGTGGGGAGGTTTTCGAATCTTGAGGCGGCCTCGTATGCTGAGACAGCCTCCGTATTGGCATCGACAGAAAAGCCACAGCTAAACGTAACTACTATAGAGACGAATGCATTAACCTCACTACGATATTCCACAATTACATCGGATGGACACCTAGACAAAGGAAAGTTCATATGCCCAACTAGTAATGATGATTCATGGTTTGTACCACATTCCGGAGATGGGCCTGCAAGGGGTGAGCTAAATATTAAAGTTCTTCATCGGATCATACCTTCGAAGATCAGGATCTATAACTCCAAGAAGAACGGCAACGAAATCAAGCTCTTCCGAATAGTTACCTCGCCCTCGCAGAGCATAATGAACATGACCTACATAGACCCAAATACCGGTGAGCTAGCTACTTGTGACGCGTGGTGCCCACTTATGCCGCGCTCCAACCTTACATCAAAGGCTGCGGAAAGTGGACCTGCAGACGTGGCAAGGTTGGTAAATGACGAGAAAGTTCTTATTAAATGGACGCCTGACTACCAGGAGTTTGCATTCATTAATCAAATTCATATGGAGGAGATAAAATTTATTGCGTTAGACTCATACGGTAACAATGTTGGTTTGGTGGGGGTGGAGTTGTTTCAGACAGAATACGATGCGTATGTCAATAGTACATTGAATCAACCGAACTGCGGGGAACAGCAATTGTCCCCATTTTCCACTACTGCTAATATCTGGCACCAAGGCGCGACGGATGCGAGCTATTTATCGGCTAACGTTGTGGAAAGTAATCCAATGGTAAACGTCAAGCCGGTGATACCACATTCGGGAACTTACACACTAAACCTTTATACACCCGGGTGCGAAGATGATGGAACATGTGACTATAGAGGTATAGTAAACGTTACGCTACTTGCCAGCAACGGGACTACTTTAATGACAAGATGGATTTACCAAAACAATTACCGTCTGAAGTATGACCCATTGTACACAGGGCACTTGGACCCGAATCCGACAGTTAGAATGGAGTGGGTATCTCCAATAAACTCAGCAGTCAATAGGAAAATAATGGTTGCTGATAGAGTCAGTGCCATAATTGACTCGCTTGATGGTTTAGATGATATTCGGCATCCACGTGAAAAATCATTAAATGGTCTCTTCCAATACACCCCTGCTGGCTCTTCTTTGGATAATGGGATTCAAAAATATATCAATAAAGACCCTCAAACTGATATGCCTGAGGGCGTATCGCTAGTTGGGCAGGTGTATGACGGGAAACTAATCCTCGGCGTAAAGTCCACGGGCCACATCGCTGTGGTAACACCGAAAGGAACTGACTGGAATGACGTTGACGTAACCAGGCAGGATGTCCCAGGTTCTCTTAATGGTATATCTCCGTATTCGAAAGGTTTGGTTTTTACTGGAAAATTTAATTTGTCCTCTGGTCCATCTAGCGCATTGCACTACGATGGGAATTTTGGTTCCTTCTTTGATTTAAATTCTGAAACATCATCGATCATCAACATGACAATTGATGGGAGTGAACTTTTGCTATTCAACAACAAATTTATCTATAACACATCGACTTCACAGATGTTGACTTCTTCTATGTTCCAGTTATCCGCGCTTTCCGCTGCGGCTAACTCTAACAATGACCTTTTGTTTACCGGTTCGATAGCCGATATAAAACACGGTTCGGCACATGGAGCGGTTGCATTAGATGCGGAAGGTAATATCTTTACATCTGGGACTCCAAGCATATCTGGAGCAAGAGTCCATAGAGGAGTATACTTGAATGATACCGCTACTGCCTATGCGTATTATTCAGTAAGTCCAAATTCTAGCGTCGCTACCGGTGGAGTAGTGATTGAAACCCCAGGCAATAATTTTAATCTCTCTAACAATATCGCCACTGTTAGAGAGATGATTTATGTGAAAAAGACTAACTTTTTGGTCATTTCCACAAATGAAGTTGAAGGAACTCCAGGAGCGTTAATTCTATATGATCTCAGGACCTTGCAGGAGGTTGCGAGAGAGAAGTTGAACCCAGGAGAACGTATCAACTCTATTGTATTATTTGGCGAAGACAACACATTACTTGTAGGTGGTTCTTTTGAGAAAGATGGCTGCCACGATCTATGTCTGTACAACTTTGTGAAACGTTCATGGTCTGCATTCGCCAGTGGACTTATCAGTGGTGAAATCAAACAGCTACAATTTGTTAACAATCGAAACTTGATAGCTGTAGGTTCGATGACCGTTCAGTCCAGACCAAATATTCTATTTCTAAACTTTGACTTGGTGCGTTCTAGAGTTGTAGAACAACATGAACAGCCAAATGGACGTGCTTTCAATAGCGTATTAACGATTGGAGATTCAGGAGATGAGTATGTGGCCGAAGACGGCAAACAAGTGTGGCACTATTCTGGTAGTGAATGGAAAACTGTGACCCCTTTATCTGGTGGGCAGATTCGTATAGATGGAATAAGCTTGCTCATGTTGAACAACCCCAGGTCTCAAAATAAACGGAACCGGGTTGGTAATGAACTGGTTGTTATTCACGGACAAATGAATTCTTCGGAATATGGGGAGATTAACGCCATGCACTATAACTTTGAAAATTGGGAACCATATTATTTTACTATAGGCAGCAGTGCCAGGGAGGAGTTTAACGTCCCTAGAGGCCAAATTTTTCTGAATCAAGATATTTCCCGCCAGACAACCACTTCGCTCCCCTTGGAGGTTGTTGTTTCCGACTCGCCTCCCACAGCAGAGCCGAAACGAAAGCTAGCGAAGGGGTATGTTGTTTTGATTGCATTAGGACTTGCGTTAGCAACAATTGCCCTACTAGGTATTATTGGGGTTATTCTGGCTTATGCATTTGGAGACCATAATGCCTATCAGCCATTAAAACCTAGAATAAATGAGGATGAAATGTTAAAGACAGTACCGCCAGAAAAGTTGATGAAATTTATTTAA
- a CDS encoding transcription activator GCR1-like domain-containing protein (NOHBY738; No homolog in Saccharomyces cerevisiae; Syntenic homolog of Kluyveromyces lactis KLLA0F19019g and KLLA0F18997g), translating into MNIASGADERGTSGHIEGRLLVVQQLVRSMLVRLRQQEDLYQLYTATKEQCLSFSQEDPGGGIDVDSMFELLMMRTPELLGLVSLPAMVRFFEWAQRTETIAAETTRAVITPTRCYNFLKEDVGTFAHGAEVVGGVFEALQLLQQLQMIVFREKPMLHDRNDPDSASPMWKPLDSPTTLQLLHSLVHDSATGSGKLGGLAHDDTALLSRDMLDRSAAHAHGHYPQQEPQESQDEEQDASQLPHSQSLGPESRSSTAPQASHMLPQQQHQQHHQEEPQLQPGDDQKPKVQQQVEDRRRDKEEQEQHQKPQQQQQQKSQKQHSQTSTTPLAKRTPPQPQDHQHQQNQQHQHQHQHQKRNRPQLHLPLQKSSTSNRQTVPLQQPQSASSTTPVQYYYPNYDSACSSPLFQQSIPDINQRIYHLTLENNKLKQQDTVLMQHINSLKQLVSSLQKTVTSMSLATGTTPVKGKVTKLKRSAATTPIRSTFINESNNSSMTSISGALNYSESNTANAADDELVDPLLENYEPFILKTEQRQQSRSANHEPSSSSQGMQSVLSFQNDPLFDIPRDDTSSLLSYQTVPVPDSSASYSSMLARPVGASVDISVKPSHVATLMSSSLQQSQVGSGLPGASLGGGFAVPKGTSICSGLSNQQAPSKPKKPRPRYKESQGSKLSKGMQYQPPLTADGKNYLVDDEGKFSIIMSNDQDSIYSIYNEFYQSLKLQVEAFVQDFGKSKLVQFRKKRTFQKKKAFVYLVEKIAYFTKLSPEQVLDIVDNVRLKEEKSVVWVCNNLGALKCALVKYRPDLHDIIMSDPD; encoded by the coding sequence TTATACACGGCGACCAAGGAACAATGCCTGTCTTTTTCGCAGGAGGACCCAGGGGGCGGAATCGATGTGGACTCAATGTTCGAGCTGCTGATGATGCGAACACCGGAGTTGCTGGGACTGGTAAGTCTGCCGGCTATGGTACGCTTTTTTGAATGGGCCCAGCGGACGGAGACAATCGCGGCGGAGACTACGAGGGCGGTAATTACGCCAACAAGGTGCTATAATTTTCTAAAGGAGGATGTTGGAACATTTGCGCACGGTGCGGAGGTGGTTGGTGGTGTATTTGAagcgctgcagctgctgcagcagctgcagatgATCGTTTTCCGCGAGAAGCCTATGCTGCATGATAGAAACGATCCGGACTCTGCGAGCCCAATGTGGAAGCCGCTCGATTCTCCGACcacgctgcagctgctccatTCGCTCGTGCACGATAGTGCAACCGGCTCTGGGAAGCTTGGTGGGCTGGCGCATGACGATACAGCGTTGTTAAGTCGTGATATGCTTGACCGTTCGGCGGCACATGCCCATGGCCACTACCCGCAGCAGGAGCCACAAGAGTCGCAGGATGAAGAGCAGGATGCCTCACAGCTACCGCACAGCCAGAGTCTCGGACCAGAGTCGCGTTCATCAACCGCACCACAAGCATCGCATATGTTgccccagcagcagcaccaaCAGCATCATCAAGAAGAACCACAGCTACAACCAGGGGACGACCAGAAACCTAAAgttcagcagcaggtggaaGATCGTCGAAGGGACAAAGAAGAACAGGAACAGCACCAAAAGCCTCAACAACAGCAACAACAGAAATCGCAAAAGCAGCATTCACAGACTTCCACTACACCGTTGGCGAAAAGGACGCCACCACAGCCACAAGATCATCAGCATCAACAGAATCAACAGCATCAGCATCAGCATCAGCATCAAAAGCGAAATCGGCCTCAATTACATCTCCCGCTACAAAAATCTTCGACAAGTAATAGGCAGACAGTACCACTACAGCAACCCCAATCTGCGTCAAGCACCACCCCAGTTCAGTACTACTATCCTAACTATGACTCCGCGTGCAGTTCGCCATTATTCCAGCAATCAATCCCGGATATCAACCAACGAATCTACCACCTCACGCTCGAAAATAATAAACTGAAACAGCAAGATACAGTATTGATGCAACACATTAACAGCCTCAAGCAGTTAGTATCTTCTCTTCAAAAGACAGTAACGTCCATGTCCCTGGCAACTGGAACTACGCCGGTTAAAGGTAAGGTAACCAAGCTGAAACGATCTGCAGCGACAACTCCGATACGCTCAACGTTCATTAACGAATCAAACAACAGCAGCATGACCTCGATCAGTGGCGCGCTGAATTATTCTGAGAGCAACACAGCAAATGCAGCAGATGATGAACTGGTCGATCCGTTGCTGGAGAACTATGAGCCATTTATTTTAAAGACAGAACAAAGACAACAGTCGCGTTCAGCCAACCACGAACCCTCGAGTTCATCGCAAGGCATGCAAAGTGTCTTATCCTTTCAAAACGACCCGTTGTTCGATATCCCAAGAGACGACACCTCATCGCTTCTTTCATACCAGACAGTTCCCGTGCCAGACTCATCAGCATCGTATTCCAGCATGTTGGCGCGACCTGTGGGCGCGTCCGTGGATATTTCAGTGAAACCGAGTCATGTTGCTACACTCATGAGTAGCTCCCTGCAACAATCGCAGGTAGGAAGCGGGCTCCCCGGTGCAAGTCTAGGCGGCGGCTTTGCCGTACCGAAGGGCACTTCCATCTGCAGCGGGCTAAGCAACCAGCAGGCCCCGTCGAAACCTAAGAAACCCCGTCCCCGATATAAAGAAAGCCAGGGGTCCAAGCTCTCCAAGGGTATGCAATACCAGCCCCCGCTGACTGCTGACGGTAAGAATTACCTCGTCGACGACGAGGGAAAGTTCTCCATCATCATGAGCAACGACCAGGACTCAATTTACTCCATCTATAACGAATTCTACCAATCGCTCAAACTCCAGGTCGAGGCATTTGTCCAGGACTTCGGCAAGTCAAAACTCGTCCAGTTCCGCAAGAAGCGTACCTTCCAAAAGAAGAAGGCCTTCGTCTATCTTGTCGAGAAGATAGCGTACTTCACAAAGCTCTCGCCCGAGCAAGTGCTCGATATTGTCGACAACGTCCGCCTCAAAGAAGAGAAATCCGTCGTATGGGTGTGCAACAATCTCGGCGCTTTAAAGTGTGCTCTTGTCAAGTACAGGCCGGACCTCCACGACATAATTATGTCGGACCCCGACTAG